One part of the Treponema sp. OMZ 787 genome encodes these proteins:
- the groL gene encoding chaperonin GroEL (60 kDa chaperone family; promotes refolding of misfolded polypeptides especially under stressful conditions; forms two stacked rings of heptamers to form a barrel-shaped 14mer; ends can be capped by GroES; misfolded proteins enter the barrel where they are refolded when GroES binds), with translation MAKQLLFNEEARKSLLAGVEQISNAVKVTLGPKGRNVLIDKSFGAPTVTKDGVSVAREVELENKFENMGAQLLKEVATKTNDVAGDGTTTATVLAYSMVKEGLKAVAAGMTPLELKRGIDKAVAIAVEDIQKNSKEIKGSEEVAHVASVSANNDSEIGKIIADAIAKVGKDGVIDVGEAQTMETVTDYVEGMQFDRGYISSYFVTDRDRMETVFENPYILIHDKSISTMKDLLPLLEQVAQSGRPLLIIAEDVEGEALATLVVNSLRGALKTCAVKAPGFGDRRKEMLEDIAVLTGGQVVSEELGFKLEAAQISMLGQAKSIKIDKDNTMIIDGAGKSKDIKDRVSQIKAQLEATDSEYDSEKLRERLAKLSGGVAVIKIGAVTEVEMKEKKHRVEDALSATRAAIEEGIVAGGGLAMIQAIAALEKADMSSLTEDEKVGFKIVKRALEEPIRQIAENAGLDGAVIAEKAKEKKGIGFDAAKMEWTDMVKAGIIDPAKVTRSALQNAASIASLLLTTECAITDVPEKAAGPAMPSPDMGGMGMY, from the coding sequence ATGGCTAAACAATTATTGTTTAATGAAGAGGCTAGAAAAAGCCTGCTTGCCGGTGTTGAACAAATTTCAAATGCAGTAAAGGTTACACTCGGCCCCAAGGGACGAAATGTTCTTATCGACAAGAGTTTCGGAGCCCCTACAGTTACAAAGGACGGCGTATCTGTAGCACGCGAAGTCGAGCTTGAAAACAAATTTGAAAATATGGGTGCCCAGCTTTTAAAAGAAGTTGCAACAAAGACAAATGATGTTGCAGGTGACGGAACCACAACGGCTACCGTTCTTGCATACTCCATGGTAAAAGAAGGCCTAAAGGCCGTGGCTGCCGGAATGACCCCGCTTGAGTTAAAACGCGGTATCGACAAGGCAGTAGCTATCGCCGTTGAAGATATCCAAAAAAATTCAAAAGAAATTAAGGGTTCCGAAGAAGTTGCCCATGTTGCCTCAGTTTCTGCAAACAATGATTCTGAAATCGGTAAGATCATCGCAGATGCTATCGCCAAGGTAGGAAAGGACGGAGTTATCGACGTAGGCGAAGCCCAGACAATGGAAACCGTTACGGACTATGTAGAAGGTATGCAGTTCGACAGGGGCTACATTTCTTCTTACTTTGTAACAGACAGGGACAGAATGGAAACTGTTTTTGAAAATCCCTATATCCTCATCCACGATAAATCAATCTCAACAATGAAAGACCTTCTTCCTCTCTTGGAGCAGGTAGCCCAGTCAGGCCGCCCTCTTTTAATCATTGCAGAAGATGTTGAAGGCGAAGCCCTCGCAACCTTGGTTGTAAACAGCCTCCGAGGAGCATTAAAGACCTGTGCAGTTAAGGCCCCCGGTTTCGGCGACAGAAGAAAGGAAATGCTTGAAGACATTGCCGTTTTAACCGGCGGACAGGTAGTTTCTGAAGAATTAGGCTTTAAGCTTGAAGCCGCTCAAATTTCAATGTTGGGACAGGCCAAGAGCATTAAGATCGATAAAGACAACACCATGATTATCGACGGAGCCGGAAAATCCAAGGACATTAAGGACAGAGTTTCTCAGATTAAGGCCCAGCTTGAAGCAACAGATTCCGAATATGACAGCGAAAAGCTAAGAGAAAGATTGGCTAAGCTCTCAGGCGGTGTTGCCGTTATAAAGATCGGTGCCGTAACCGAAGTTGAGATGAAAGAGAAAAAGCACAGAGTTGAAGATGCTCTTTCGGCAACAAGGGCAGCTATCGAGGAAGGTATTGTTGCAGGAGGCGGTCTTGCAATGATTCAGGCTATCGCAGCCCTAGAAAAGGCTGACATGAGCTCTCTTACAGAGGACGAAAAAGTAGGCTTTAAGATTGTAAAGCGTGCCCTTGAAGAGCCTATCCGCCAAATTGCAGAAAATGCAGGCTTGGACGGAGCTGTTATTGCAGAAAAAGCTAAAGAAAAGAAGGGTATAGGCTTTGATGCCGCTAAGATGGAATGGACAGACATGGTAAAGGCCGGAATCATTGATCCTGCTAAGGTTACCCGCTCTGCCTTACAGAACGCAGCTTCTATCGCAAGTCTTCTTTTAACAACAGAATGTGCAATTACGGATGTTCCCGAAAAAGCAGCCGGACCTGCAATGCCCTCACCCGACATGGGCGGCATGGGTATGTATTAG
- a CDS encoding ISAs1 family transposase — protein MKTLKEYFNELNDNRQSGKVKHLISEILVIALCAVCSGVQTVFEIGEFAEVKKDWLKNEVGLLLENGVPSHDTIGRVLAMINPKQFQNLFISWIEQSLNIPTGSYIHIDGKTLRGSASEQSRGIHLVSAFAHEAGVVLGQIKCAEKSNEITAIPELLNLLKLKSSIITIDAMGCQKEIAKEITKKKCDYVLALKENQPAAYNDVKDYFSIEDKDFQNTLLRFETLDIGHGREEKREYFLSSNINWFADKNKWANLKSFGMVKSTVRCKGKQYSEKRYFISSIEDINEFVTAVRTHWTIENTLHWSLDVIFRDDECQIREKNTAENIAILRRICFNRMKMYQNGKTLKRKKMLCTFDDSFRFNVLFS, from the coding sequence ATGAAAACATTAAAAGAATATTTTAACGAACTTAATGATAATCGTCAGTCTGGCAAAGTAAAGCATCTAATCAGCGAAATATTGGTAATAGCACTGTGCGCTGTTTGTAGCGGAGTGCAAACTGTATTTGAAATAGGGGAATTTGCCGAAGTAAAAAAGGATTGGCTAAAAAATGAGGTAGGACTATTGTTAGAAAATGGAGTTCCTTCGCACGACACCATAGGAAGAGTCCTTGCGATGATTAATCCCAAACAATTTCAAAACCTTTTTATCTCGTGGATTGAACAATCCCTTAATATTCCGACAGGTTCATACATTCACATTGATGGAAAAACATTACGTGGAAGTGCAAGTGAACAAAGTAGAGGTATTCATTTGGTAAGTGCATTTGCTCACGAAGCGGGAGTTGTACTAGGACAAATAAAATGTGCTGAAAAATCGAATGAAATCACAGCAATTCCTGAACTCCTTAACCTTTTAAAACTAAAAAGCTCGATAATTACTATAGATGCCATGGGTTGTCAAAAAGAAATAGCAAAAGAAATCACAAAGAAAAAATGTGATTATGTATTGGCTCTAAAAGAAAATCAACCGGCAGCGTATAATGATGTAAAAGATTATTTTTCTATAGAAGATAAAGACTTTCAAAACACACTTTTAAGATTTGAAACCTTGGATATAGGGCATGGCAGAGAAGAAAAAAGAGAATACTTTCTTTCTTCTAATATAAACTGGTTTGCAGATAAGAATAAATGGGCAAATTTAAAGAGTTTTGGAATGGTCAAAAGCACTGTAAGGTGCAAAGGCAAACAATACAGTGAAAAGCGTTACTTTATTAGCAGTATAGAGGATATAAATGAGTTTGTAACAGCTGTAAGAACACATTGGACAATAGAAAACACCTTACACTGGTCGCTGGATGTAATATTTAGAGACGATGAATGTCAAATTCGAGAAAAAAATACTGCTGAAAACATAGCAATTTTAAGGAGGATTTGCTTTAATCGAATGAAAATGTATCAAAACGGTAAAACTCTGAAAAGGAAGAAAATGCTTTGTACTTTTGATGATTCATTTAGGTTTAATGTTTTATTTAGCTAA
- a CDS encoding SPOR domain-containing protein, translating to MNKKVLFSLIFIISFSCIWAVWEGNGGIGSPTDFPSGGLFVRSDMFPKHTLLEITNLEKSIKARAVVIGPSGIPGLLVSLSPELGEKLLVPRGKVIRIRVLTPSPVNEEEDAKNSAATGPESQDLDTNPALFVASHIENPAEESATTEKLEDPENADGLIEILPPPEAPLEKKAEEETVPSVEPLLLPAAEEKTEPVEIIPESSVKEVEEVKTEPVEVISEPPVKPVAEKIIPPEEVAPIETETYMEPAKENPPITVATINEPDVKKEEPTAAVSEIDEPQEPEKTKETVEDVEFIEPVSEPVEEAPDEEKKVEVIASILPKAEPAPVKEEPAPIEEDPVPVEEVPSPNEEIPAEEIPSEEAEDPETYEENDADIYAANEEKPEEETTVIVNEIKPASGKLENGKTYVQIVVYNDKYNRDEVLKKYGKTYPMVVEESFVKNNTKYTIFVGPLKPQETGAVLERFKQLGFKDAFLKKGK from the coding sequence ATGAACAAAAAGGTTTTATTTTCATTGATATTCATTATATCGTTTTCATGTATATGGGCGGTTTGGGAAGGAAACGGAGGAATCGGATCTCCTACAGATTTCCCTTCGGGAGGCTTATTTGTCAGGAGCGATATGTTCCCTAAACATACACTTTTAGAAATAACAAACCTTGAAAAAAGCATTAAGGCGAGAGCCGTTGTTATCGGCCCATCAGGAATTCCCGGACTTCTCGTCAGTCTCTCACCTGAACTTGGAGAAAAACTTCTTGTACCAAGAGGTAAGGTTATCAGAATAAGAGTACTTACACCTAGTCCCGTAAACGAAGAAGAAGATGCAAAAAATTCTGCAGCGACGGGCCCCGAATCTCAAGACTTAGATACCAATCCGGCTCTTTTTGTAGCCTCTCATATTGAAAACCCGGCCGAAGAATCGGCTACTACGGAAAAACTTGAAGATCCGGAAAATGCTGACGGCTTAATAGAAATTCTTCCTCCGCCTGAGGCTCCTTTAGAAAAAAAAGCTGAAGAAGAGACTGTTCCAAGTGTCGAGCCCCTTCTTCTTCCTGCCGCTGAAGAAAAGACAGAACCGGTAGAAATTATTCCGGAATCATCTGTTAAAGAGGTTGAAGAAGTTAAAACAGAACCCGTAGAGGTTATCTCGGAGCCTCCGGTTAAACCCGTTGCAGAAAAAATTATTCCACCGGAAGAAGTTGCTCCTATCGAAACCGAGACCTACATGGAACCGGCAAAAGAGAATCCTCCTATAACTGTGGCAACAATAAATGAGCCTGACGTAAAAAAAGAAGAACCAACGGCTGCGGTTTCAGAAATAGACGAACCTCAAGAACCTGAAAAAACTAAAGAAACCGTAGAGGATGTTGAATTCATAGAGCCTGTATCGGAACCGGTTGAGGAAGCCCCTGATGAAGAAAAAAAGGTTGAGGTAATTGCTTCAATATTACCCAAAGCAGAACCGGCTCCTGTTAAAGAAGAACCTGCCCCGATTGAGGAAGATCCCGTTCCGGTTGAGGAAGTTCCTTCTCCTAATGAAGAAATACCGGCCGAAGAGATCCCTTCAGAAGAAGCCGAAGATCCGGAAACTTATGAAGAAAACGATGCGGATATATATGCTGCAAACGAAGAAAAACCCGAAGAAGAAACAACGGTTATAGTAAATGAGATTAAGCCCGCTTCCGGCAAGCTGGAAAACGGAAAAACCTATGTTCAAATCGTTGTTTATAATGATAAATATAATCGGGATGAGGTCTTAAAAAAATACGGAAAAACCTATCCTATGGTGGTTGAAGAAAGTTTTGTAAAAAACAACACCAAGTACACCATATTTGTAGGACCCTTAAAACCGCAAGAAACCGGAGCTGTTCTTGAACGCTTTAAACAATTAGGCTTTAAGGACGCATTTCTCAAGAAGGGAAAATAA
- a CDS encoding tetratricopeptide repeat protein, producing the protein MSSLTIILIAAISASLIFLIIFLLKSVLFPKKRSRIEKNLKSGKYGAAIKDAKSILSKNPRDSEARYLLGKAYLADKKVDLAFIEFKTLNKTAVFNNPATEIEFRTIIADLYLKFQQPDEALKEFMLLNKKDPKNPKAYFQAGQIYENKNMSDQAIAYFQKAIEADSRFAEAYASLGLLLFKANQIPEAEKAIATALKLAPDNSETLYYHGRILKSKKNYAQAISALEKAARKQEIRTKCFFERGSCYLETNSIEKAEFEFLRAIKSSKQLSAPEVLYSRYLLAECYEKQREIDKAIEQWEAISAVNPKFRNTAQKLAEYADLRTNDHMKEYLTLIKEEFFQMCRDITEQHFDYPVQALKETKIGCTILAVEKGSEQWLNTRKKPQLLIFSRDGHTITESFLRSVHEEMKKQAVVTSHIITSGNFSPDAVKFAENRPFNLIDRQKLERIVAKVKFTF; encoded by the coding sequence ATGTCTTCATTAACGATTATTTTGATTGCTGCGATAAGTGCAAGCCTCATTTTTCTCATCATTTTTTTGTTAAAATCGGTTCTTTTTCCTAAAAAGAGATCCAGAATCGAAAAAAACTTAAAATCCGGAAAATATGGGGCAGCGATAAAAGATGCAAAATCAATACTTTCAAAAAATCCCAGAGATTCGGAAGCCCGATACCTTCTGGGCAAGGCTTATCTTGCAGATAAAAAAGTAGATCTTGCCTTTATCGAGTTTAAAACTCTAAACAAGACAGCAGTATTCAACAACCCCGCAACAGAAATCGAGTTCAGAACTATTATAGCAGATTTATATTTAAAATTCCAGCAGCCGGATGAGGCTTTAAAGGAATTTATGCTTTTAAACAAAAAAGATCCTAAAAATCCTAAGGCTTATTTTCAAGCCGGACAAATTTATGAAAATAAAAACATGTCGGATCAGGCAATAGCTTATTTTCAAAAAGCAATCGAAGCCGATTCCCGCTTTGCAGAAGCCTACGCCTCATTAGGTCTCTTGCTTTTTAAGGCAAATCAAATTCCTGAAGCAGAAAAAGCCATTGCCACAGCCTTAAAATTAGCCCCCGACAACAGCGAAACGCTTTATTATCATGGAAGAATCCTAAAAAGCAAGAAAAACTATGCCCAAGCCATTTCAGCTCTGGAAAAGGCAGCACGAAAACAGGAAATAAGAACAAAATGCTTTTTTGAAAGGGGAAGCTGTTATTTGGAAACCAACAGCATTGAAAAGGCCGAATTCGAATTTTTAAGGGCTATAAAATCTTCAAAACAGCTGTCGGCTCCTGAAGTTCTTTATTCAAGGTATCTTTTGGCCGAATGCTACGAAAAACAAAGAGAAATAGATAAGGCAATAGAACAGTGGGAAGCAATAAGTGCGGTTAATCCGAAATTCAGAAACACGGCACAAAAACTAGCCGAATATGCGGATCTCCGTACAAACGATCACATGAAAGAATATTTAACACTAATTAAGGAAGAATTTTTCCAAATGTGCAGGGATATTACGGAACAGCACTTTGACTATCCCGTTCAAGCCTTAAAAGAAACAAAGATAGGCTGTACAATACTCGCAGTCGAAAAGGGCTCGGAACAATGGCTTAACACAAGAAAAAAGCCCCAACTTTTGATTTTTTCGAGGGACGGACACACCATTACCGAATCTTTTTTACGCTCCGTCCATGAAGAGATGAAAAAACAGGCCGTAGTTACCTCTCACATTATAACATCAGGCAATTTTTCGCCGGATGCTGTAAAGTTTGCAGAAAACAGGCCTTTTAACCTGATTGACAGACAAAAACTTGAAAGAATAGTTGCAAAAGTAAAATTTACATTTTAG
- a CDS encoding M48 family metallopeptidase yields the protein MSNMKAHFYRLKFKKSILFAVFLSFFPMLFAVDYFEEGKKLLYSDKPQEAVSALFKSVQEQGSPKSVYLYLGVAYFRIGKYSDALTYLSQGKDNDLLNGHLYYYNIGNVYFLQNQFEASELAYNEAISSNGLYAPAFLNRANTRIKLEKLEGALQDYKIYLNLKPETLQRSSIEKMISLLESIAEEAARAKALAEAKKAAEEAERLAAEERYKKLMDDVNANLSSVDNADAVSAGADGTIDYSEENELD from the coding sequence ATGTCAAATATGAAAGCTCACTTTTATCGATTAAAATTCAAAAAAAGCATTCTTTTTGCTGTTTTTTTATCTTTTTTTCCTATGCTTTTTGCCGTGGATTATTTTGAAGAGGGTAAAAAACTCTTGTATTCGGATAAGCCTCAAGAAGCCGTTTCCGCTCTTTTTAAGTCAGTCCAAGAACAGGGCTCTCCAAAATCGGTTTATCTTTATCTGGGGGTTGCTTATTTTAGAATAGGTAAGTACAGTGATGCCTTAACCTATCTTTCTCAAGGAAAAGATAATGATCTTTTGAACGGGCATCTTTATTATTACAATATAGGCAATGTGTATTTTTTACAAAATCAATTTGAAGCTTCGGAGCTGGCTTATAATGAGGCAATTTCTTCAAACGGGCTCTATGCTCCGGCTTTTTTGAACAGGGCCAATACACGCATAAAATTGGAAAAACTTGAGGGTGCTTTACAAGATTATAAAATTTATTTAAACTTAAAACCTGAGACACTGCAAAGATCTTCAATCGAAAAAATGATATCTCTTTTGGAAAGTATTGCCGAAGAGGCAGCTCGGGCTAAAGCATTAGCCGAGGCGAAAAAAGCTGCGGAAGAGGCTGAACGCTTAGCCGCTGAAGAGAGATATAAAAAACTTATGGATGATGTAAATGCTAACCTTTCGTCGGTTGACAATGCGGATGCCGTATCGGCCGGAGCTGACGGCACAATAGATTATTCGGAGGAAAACGAACTTGACTGA
- the aroC gene encoding chorismate synthase — protein sequence MGTNSFGRFFCITTFGESRSAGVGAVIDGCPAGIPLCADDIQKELNRRKPKNSFEDDGSIKKVFSTRRNEDDLCEILSGVFEGKTIGSPIAVLVRNKETSAADYEDLKDVYRPGHADYAYDVKYGHRDYRGGGRSSGRETIGRVIGGAVAKKMLEAFALMADKKPVEIKVRAEEIAGLKTGIPIKEDDELPKAVFQKLTDLASTGDSAGCVLSCSILNVPEGLGSPVFGKLDAVLSQALMSIGAVKGIEIGGGFYSASIPGSENNEIAKNYSGGILGGISCNMDYALNSYIKDEKKEAHTCQIDLKIAVKPVPSIRMSQTSFNKRGEKCILSVGGNHDICLFPRIVPVIEAMCYIVLADAFLASKVERF from the coding sequence ATGGGTACAAATTCTTTTGGACGGTTTTTTTGTATAACCACATTTGGTGAAAGCAGGAGTGCAGGGGTAGGGGCCGTAATTGACGGATGCCCTGCCGGTATTCCGCTTTGTGCTGATGATATTCAAAAAGAGCTTAACCGCAGAAAACCTAAAAACTCTTTTGAGGATGACGGCAGCATAAAAAAAGTTTTTTCTACACGCCGAAACGAGGATGATCTTTGCGAAATTTTATCCGGAGTTTTTGAGGGTAAGACCATCGGAAGTCCCATCGCTGTTTTGGTCAGAAACAAAGAAACCTCTGCCGCGGATTATGAAGACTTAAAAGATGTGTACCGTCCCGGGCATGCCGACTATGCTTATGATGTAAAATACGGGCATAGGGACTATAGGGGCGGAGGCCGATCTTCCGGCAGGGAAACTATAGGCCGTGTAATAGGCGGTGCTGTTGCAAAAAAAATGCTTGAAGCCTTTGCCCTCATGGCAGATAAAAAGCCTGTTGAGATTAAGGTAAGAGCCGAAGAAATTGCAGGTCTTAAAACGGGAATTCCTATTAAAGAAGATGATGAGCTCCCTAAGGCCGTTTTTCAAAAGCTGACAGACTTGGCTTCTACGGGAGACTCGGCCGGATGCGTTTTATCTTGTTCTATTTTAAATGTACCTGAGGGACTCGGCTCTCCAGTGTTCGGTAAGCTTGATGCAGTTTTATCGCAAGCCTTAATGTCTATAGGTGCAGTTAAGGGTATAGAAATTGGAGGCGGTTTTTACTCGGCTTCTATCCCCGGCAGCGAGAATAATGAAATTGCAAAAAATTATTCGGGCGGCATTTTAGGCGGAATTTCGTGCAACATGGACTATGCATTAAACTCCTATATTAAAGACGAAAAAAAAGAGGCTCACACCTGTCAGATAGACCTTAAAATTGCCGTAAAACCCGTTCCTTCAATAAGAATGAGCCAAACCTCTTTTAATAAAAGAGGGGAGAAATGTATTCTTTCTGTAGGAGGAAATCACGACATCTGTCTTTTCCCGCGTATTGTTCCTGTCATTGAAGCAATGTGCTATATTGTGCTTGCCGATGCATTTTTAGCATCAAAGGTGGAAAGGTTTTAG
- a CDS encoding tetratricopeptide repeat protein, translating into MTDFQKFLIGILTGIFIAVLVVVGILFFTKSKTSDSAASDMHTLAKIEAEKEELARLQEQTAKIEAELEKAKKESEKELALLEAENLRLAEEINKNLAASSEKEKKAAEEEKKRKAAEALKRAEDAKKRQEELIKQQKALKEAEEKKKTSINEADKIAAAKAEAERKAKTEQEKKAKEEAERRVRAAAEQKAKDEAAKKLAAAEKQRLQEDAEKKAALDAQKAAEAQRLAKENADAKTRALMQEVDGLVSEGMNFLKNGNLNSALSIFSKASDKMPDSEVAFKAKKYLDIASALNDFASEREGTGDAERSLSDADTYIKKSLNADGQNAMAHYVYSQIADAQKQPQVAFLELEKAQSLDPDNYLYNYELGKKYYARGHYQKAKTSFERSVKSNPKFDNAFFNLGMTCRKLGLDNDAFSAFSSAVRIKPDYVKAFLEMARIRKAQRKFDQAVENYKKAVSYEPANLAALREMAQVYADLGQNNLAERHFKEAVTLGEDDAITYYNLATVQVDLGKYGEALSNAEKAYNLKPADARVLYTYGLTLEKNGRKADAYEYYNQAVSANKNYAKPRINLGRMYLDEEKFGEAEENLLAAYRLEQNNFEVNTNLGKLYGLKGDYNKSVNHYSNAVKTQPLNITAKQNLAAAYISADLKENAVSVYEQIIKVDTKNWDAYYELGKLYISLDKKADARLILEGVLNKNPNYSKAQEIRSILSSL; encoded by the coding sequence TTGACTGATTTTCAAAAATTCCTAATAGGTATTTTAACCGGTATTTTTATAGCCGTTTTAGTTGTTGTAGGTATTTTGTTTTTTACAAAGAGCAAAACCTCTGATTCCGCTGCTTCAGATATGCATACCCTTGCTAAAATTGAAGCCGAAAAAGAAGAGCTTGCCCGCCTTCAAGAACAAACAGCCAAAATTGAGGCTGAACTTGAAAAGGCAAAAAAAGAAAGTGAAAAAGAGCTTGCTCTTTTAGAAGCGGAAAATCTCAGGCTTGCTGAAGAAATAAATAAAAACCTTGCAGCTTCCTCCGAAAAAGAAAAAAAAGCTGCCGAAGAAGAAAAAAAGAGAAAGGCTGCGGAGGCCTTAAAACGGGCCGAAGATGCAAAAAAGCGGCAGGAAGAGTTGATTAAGCAGCAAAAAGCCTTAAAAGAAGCTGAAGAAAAGAAAAAAACATCAATAAATGAAGCCGATAAAATTGCTGCCGCCAAGGCCGAAGCAGAGCGGAAGGCTAAGACTGAACAAGAGAAAAAAGCTAAGGAAGAAGCCGAACGCAGGGTTAGGGCTGCTGCCGAACAAAAAGCAAAGGATGAAGCCGCAAAAAAACTTGCTGCGGCAGAAAAACAGAGGCTTCAAGAAGATGCCGAAAAGAAGGCTGCTCTTGATGCACAAAAGGCCGCGGAAGCCCAACGGCTCGCAAAAGAAAATGCCGATGCAAAGACGAGAGCCTTGATGCAGGAAGTTGACGGCTTGGTATCTGAGGGAATGAATTTTTTAAAAAACGGAAATCTTAATTCTGCCCTCAGCATCTTTTCAAAAGCTTCTGACAAGATGCCCGATTCTGAAGTTGCTTTTAAGGCAAAAAAATATCTTGATATAGCTTCTGCCCTAAACGATTTTGCTTCAGAGCGTGAAGGGACCGGCGATGCCGAAAGATCTCTTTCTGATGCCGATACATACATAAAAAAATCCTTAAATGCCGATGGGCAAAATGCAATGGCCCATTATGTGTATTCTCAAATCGCAGATGCACAAAAACAGCCTCAGGTGGCTTTTTTGGAATTGGAAAAAGCTCAAAGTTTAGATCCCGATAACTATCTATATAATTATGAATTGGGTAAAAAATATTATGCTCGAGGGCATTATCAAAAAGCAAAAACCTCTTTTGAGAGGAGCGTAAAATCGAATCCGAAATTCGATAATGCTTTCTTTAACTTGGGAATGACTTGCAGAAAGCTCGGCTTGGATAACGATGCTTTTTCTGCTTTTTCGTCAGCTGTACGGATAAAGCCCGACTATGTAAAAGCCTTTTTAGAGATGGCCCGCATACGCAAGGCTCAAAGAAAATTCGATCAGGCTGTTGAAAACTATAAAAAAGCTGTTTCCTATGAACCGGCAAATCTTGCGGCCTTGAGGGAAATGGCTCAAGTTTATGCGGATTTGGGACAAAATAATTTAGCCGAGCGTCATTTTAAAGAGGCCGTGACTCTTGGCGAAGACGATGCGATAACCTATTATAACTTGGCGACTGTGCAGGTTGATCTTGGCAAATACGGAGAAGCCTTGTCAAATGCCGAAAAAGCTTATAATCTCAAGCCCGCGGATGCAAGAGTCTTGTATACATACGGTTTAACCTTAGAAAAGAATGGAAGAAAGGCTGATGCTTATGAATATTATAATCAGGCTGTTTCTGCAAATAAAAACTATGCTAAGCCGAGAATAAATTTAGGACGCATGTATTTGGATGAAGAAAAATTCGGGGAAGCTGAAGAAAATCTTTTGGCTGCCTATAGACTTGAACAAAACAATTTTGAAGTAAACACGAATTTGGGCAAGCTCTACGGCTTAAAAGGGGACTATAACAAGTCGGTTAACCATTATTCTAATGCCGTAAAAACACAGCCTCTTAATATTACTGCAAAACAGAATTTGGCTGCGGCCTATATTTCGGCAGATCTAAAAGAAAATGCCGTAAGTGTTTATGAGCAAATTATAAAGGTCGATACAAAAAACTGGGATGCTTATTACGAATTAGGCAAGCTTTATATCAGCTTGGATAAAAAGGCCGATGCAAGACTTATTTTGGAAGGGGTATTGAATAAAAATCCGAATTACTCAAAGGCTCAGGAGATTCGCTCTATACTTTCTTCCCTTTAA
- the trmB gene encoding tRNA (guanosine(46)-N7)-methyltransferase TrmB, with product MNTTEITQKPDVPSHFRSIKTFVLRTGRMTEGQKRNYESFYQKWCIPYTETLLDLKNLFQNDNPVIIEIGFGMGTATAQIAEDNPDKNYLGIEVFKAGVGKLLGEIEEKKLNNLRIIEHDAIEVLENMISDEGVDGFHIFFPDPWQKKRNHKRRLVRRPRTDLLSKKLKQGGYVYMVTDWENYADDAFEQLSETPGLKSKYEKFAPSQSWRPTTKFEKKGLKKEHVINELIFEKNPCKKFL from the coding sequence ATGAATACTACTGAAATTACTCAAAAGCCAGATGTTCCGTCTCATTTTAGATCTATAAAAACATTTGTCCTAAGGACAGGACGGATGACCGAGGGGCAAAAAAGAAATTACGAGTCTTTTTATCAAAAATGGTGTATTCCATATACAGAAACTCTACTAGACTTAAAAAATCTTTTTCAGAATGATAATCCTGTAATTATCGAGATCGGTTTCGGTATGGGAACGGCAACTGCTCAAATTGCCGAAGATAATCCCGATAAAAACTATCTTGGTATCGAAGTTTTTAAGGCCGGTGTTGGAAAACTTTTGGGCGAAATAGAAGAAAAAAAATTGAATAATTTACGGATTATAGAGCATGATGCAATTGAAGTTTTAGAAAATATGATAAGCGATGAAGGCGTTGACGGCTTTCATATTTTTTTCCCCGATCCGTGGCAAAAAAAACGGAATCACAAGAGGCGGCTTGTCAGAAGGCCCCGAACCGATTTGCTTTCAAAGAAATTGAAACAGGGCGGTTATGTTTATATGGTAACCGATTGGGAAAATTATGCCGATGATGCCTTTGAACAGTTGAGCGAAACTCCCGGTCTAAAATCCAAGTACGAAAAATTCGCTCCAAGTCAAAGCTGGAGGCCTACAACAAAATTTGAAAAAAAGGGCTTAAAAAAAGAGCATGTGATAAATGAGCTCATATTTGAAAAAAATCCTTGCAAAAAGTTTTTATAG